The genomic region TCTCCATTTTCTCCAGCGTGTCGGTTTCCCCCCGCCAGCCGTTGATTTGCGCCCAGCCGGTGATGCCTGGCTTAACCTTGTGGCGCAGCATGTAACCTTCAATCAGTTGGCGATACTGTTCGTTATGCGCCACCGCATGAGGACGTGGCCCGACGATGGACATGCCACCGGTCAGCACGTTGATAAACTGCGGCAACTCATCCAGAGATGTCCGACGCAGGAAGTTCCCCACCTTTGTGACGCGCGGATCGTTCTGCGTCGCCTGGGTCACCACCTTGTCGTTCTCCATCACCTTCATTGAGCGGAACTTCCACACTTTGATGGGCTTACCGTCCATGCCATAACGGGTCTGGCGGAAGATCACCGGCCCCGGCGAGGTGATCTTTACCGCCAGCGCAATGCAGCACAGCACCGGTGAAATCAGCAGCAGGATCAGTGAAGCCAGTACGATATCTTCGGCGCGCTTAATAAGGCGATTGATGCCCGAAAGCGGTGTGTCATACAGCGGAACAACAGGCACACCGCTGACCTCTTCAATGCGCGAGTGCAGAATGTTGAAGGTAAAAACATCGGGGATGAGGATGACCGAACAGGTGGTATCCGCCAGTTCACGCACCAGCGCTTTCACCTTTGCGCCGTCGCACATCGCCATCGCGATATAGACGTTGTGAATGCGCGAAGCTTTAGCATCTTCAATAAGCTGTTCGAAGTTACCCGCCCAGTCTGACGTCACGCCGCCGGGTTTGGGATCGTGGTAAACCCCCACCACTTCAAAGCCCAACCACGGCTCATTACGAAAGCTGTTCAGAAGAATTTGCCCGGCAGGCATATCGCCCGCGACCGCCACGCGGCGTGTGTTATAGCCACGATTGCGCAGCCAGCCCGCGCCAAAGCGAATAAATGAACGACAAAACACAAGACCGACGCTGGTCAACAGATACCACGCCAGCCAGACGCCCAGGCGATTGTCAAAGTCCTGATTAAACGCCACCAGGCCAGCGCTAAAAATAAGGCTCAGCGTCCAGTTTTGCAGCAGGAGGATCAGTTCAGTGGAAATTTTGACGCCGCGCCAGGAACGATAAAAATCGGTCATACCGCCCAGCATCTGAAAGACCACCAGCGTTATCAGTGCCACCAACAGGTGCATGTAGAGGAAAGGCAGTCCGCTCACTTCGCAGACCAGCCACAGCACGCCAAACATGATGGTGATATCTGAAAAGCGTTGCACCATAGAGATTAACGATGCATTGGTTTTGGCTCGCTCGCGCTTTTTTAGATTTGTCATCGTTGTTCCTGTTATTAGCCCCTTACCCGCCAGCGGGTAAGGGAAGATCTGACCTTACTGATTCAGCAGCGTCAGCAGAGTGCGCGTTCGCGCTTCCATCAGCGGGATATCGCCACGCGATTCCACGTTGAGGCGCACCACCGGTTCAGTGTTGGAAGAGCGCAGGTTGAAGCGCCAGTCAACGAACGACATGCTGATACCGTCGGTTCTGTCCACGGCCAGCGCTTCACTGGCGAAGTGCTGTTCCACGCGCGAAATCGCTGCCGCCGGCTCCTCCAGCTTACTGTTGATTTCGCCACTTGCCGGGAACGCCGCCATTCGATCGCGAACCAGCTCCCCCAGGGTCTGCCCTTTCAGGCACACCAGTTCCGCCACCAGCAGCCAGGGGATCATCCCGCTGTCGCAGTAAGCAAAATCGCGGAAGTAGTGATGCGCGCTCATTTCGCCACCGTAAATGGCATCCTCATGACGCATACGTTCTTTGATAAAGGCATGACCGGTTTTGGACATCACCGGAGTACCGCCTGCGGCTTTCACCACGTCGACCGTGTTCCAGGAAAGTCGCGGGTCGTGGATGATTTTGGCGCCCGGGTGTTTCTCGAGGAACGCTTCCGCCAGCAGACCGACGATGTAGTAGCCCTCGATAAACTGCCCTTTTTCGTCAAACAGGAAACAGCGGTCAAAATCACCGTCAAAGGCAATGCCCATGTCAGCACCGTGCTCGATCACCGCGTTGCGGGTGTCGGCGCGGCATTCAGGCAGCAGCGGGTTAGGAATACCGTTAGGGAAGTTGCCGTCCGGCGTGTTGTGCACCTTGATAAACTCCACCGGCACGCCAAGCGCGTTAAAACGCGCCTCAATAGCGTCTATCACCGGGCCAGCCGCACCGTTACCGGAGTTAATCACCAGCTTCAGCGGGGTGAGATTTTTGACGTTGATATAGCCGAACAGGTGCTCAATGTAGGCGTCGCGTAAGTTGATCTGTTGGTAACTGCCGCGCTTAGCGTCGTTGACCGGCGGGAAATCGTTGGCCTCCGCCAGACGCTGCACGTCGCGCAGACCGGTGTCGCCGCTGATGGGACGTGCGCCTTCACGCACTAATTTCATCCCGTTGTAGTCCATCGGATTATGGCTGGCGGTCACTTCAATCCCACCGTCCACGCCGAGGTGAAACGTGGCGAAATAGATCTCTTCCGTCCCGGACATGCCAATATCCAGTACGTCAACACCGGCATCCTGTAACCCTTTCGCCAGCGCCAGTTTTAGTGCTTCGCTGGTCAGGCGCACGTCCCCACCCAGCACAATCGTTTTCGGCTTGAGAAATTCACCGTAGGCGCGGCCAATCCGCCACGCAATCTCTTCGTTCAGTTCTTCGCCCAGTTTGCCGCGAATATCGTAGGCTTTAAAACAGGTTAATTTTTTCATGTTTTTACCCTTCTTCAGGCAACAGTTGGCCCTCTCCATGACGGAGAATATTTATTTCGATAACCAGTGGAACCGTAGGCCGGATAAGCAACGCGCCATCCGGCAAGTCATTCAGTGATTACACCCGACCGTAGCGGTCCTCAAAGCGCACCACGTCATCCTCTTCGAGATACGAACCGGAGCGCACTTCGATCAGGTCGAGCGGAATTTTTCCGGGATTCTCCAGGCAATGGGTCGCGCCCAGCGGGATATAGACAGACTCGTTTTCACCGAGCAGTTTGATGTCACCGTCAATAGTGACCTTTGCGGTGCCTGCCACGACGACCCAGTGTTCGGCGCGGTGATGGTGCATCTGAACCGAAAGTCCTTCACCCGGTTTAACGGTGATGCGTTTGACCTGGTAGCGCTCGCCCGCGTCAATGGAGTCATACTTGCCCCACGGACGGTACACTTCGCGATGAATATGGTGCTCATGTCGGCCATCGGCCTTGATTTGTTCAACCACTTTTTTGACGTCCTGCACCGCGTTGCGGTCGGCAATCAGCACCGCGTCTTTGGTCTGCACCACCACCAGATCTTTCACGCCGACGGTCGTCACCAGGCCAGATTCAGCATAGACATAGCTATTCTCGGTTTTATGGCTGATCACGTCGCCGTGGTGTACGTTCCCCTCTGCGGTATGGGCGCTTATTTCCCACAGTGAGGACCAGGAGCCGACGTCGCTCCAGCCCGCATCCATCGGCATGACCACCGCATCCACCGTGCGTTCCATTACCGCGTAGTCCACCGACTCTTCCGGACAGGCCAGGAACGCCTCTTCATCGACACGGATAAAATCGAGATCCGGGTCGACGGTGCTCATCGCTTTTTCGCAGGCTTCAAGAATATCGGGGCGATATTTCTTCAGCTCTTCCAGATAGCGTCCGGCCCGGAACAGGAACATTCCACTGTTCCAGTAGTAATCCCCGCTGGCCACGTAAGCCTGTGCGGTTTCCAGATTTGGCTTCTCGACGAACTGAGCCACTTCAAAGGCCACCGCGTCTTTCTCACCTGGCAGCACATCTCCGCGTCGGATATAGCCGTAGCCGGTTTCTGGCAGATCGGGCACGATACCAAAAGTGACCAACTTACCCGCCTCGGCGTAAGGCATTGCATTACGTACCGCATCGCGGAAAGCGTCTTCATTGGCGATGACGTGATCCGCGGCCAGCACTAACATCAGCGGGTCACTGTCTGGGCTATGGCGTTTTGCCGCCAGTGCCGCCAGCGCAATGGCCGGTGCGGTGTTACGCCCCGCCGGTTCAAGGATAATGTTCTCGGTGAGTTTGTTTAGCTGGCGTAACTGTTCCGCTACGATAAATCGGTGCTGCTCGTTGCAGATCACCACCGGACTTTCACACTCCACGCCGTTCAGACGACAAATGGTCGTTTGCAACATGGTGAGGTCGCCTTTCAGGCAGAGAAACTGCTTAGGATAAAGTACGCGGGAAAGCGGCCACAGGCGGCTACCGGAGCCTCCAGCCATGACGACCGGATAGAGTTTTGTCTGACTCATAATTTAATCCCGAATATCAGCAATAAATTGACGTAACACGTTCTCTTTATCGAGCGTGCGTTCGGCATATTCACGTGCCACCGTGTTCTGTTTTGGCATGGCGAGTGCCAGGGTAATACCCTCAACCAGCGCCGCGACCGATTCCGGCCCAACGCAAACGGCGATGCCCGGATAGTTGTCGCAAAGTTGTCCCAGCTCAGTCTCCGGCTCAGCGGTAATCACCGCATTCCCCCCCACTGCCAGAATATTGGTCAGCTTAGAGGGCAGAACTGCATCCGCCGCGCCGCGCTTTTGTACGACCAGATGGCAGTCGCCCATTTTCAGCAGTGCTGGCAGCGCTTCATAAGACTGCAACGGGTAAAATTTGATGTTTTCGAGGCCGCGTTCGTGGGCC from Citrobacter sp. RHB25-C09 harbors:
- the wcaJ gene encoding undecaprenyl-phosphate glucose phosphotransferase encodes the protein MTNLKKRERAKTNASLISMVQRFSDITIMFGVLWLVCEVSGLPFLYMHLLVALITLVVFQMLGGMTDFYRSWRGVKISTELILLLQNWTLSLIFSAGLVAFNQDFDNRLGVWLAWYLLTSVGLVFCRSFIRFGAGWLRNRGYNTRRVAVAGDMPAGQILLNSFRNEPWLGFEVVGVYHDPKPGGVTSDWAGNFEQLIEDAKASRIHNVYIAMAMCDGAKVKALVRELADTTCSVILIPDVFTFNILHSRIEEVSGVPVVPLYDTPLSGINRLIKRAEDIVLASLILLLISPVLCCIALAVKITSPGPVIFRQTRYGMDGKPIKVWKFRSMKVMENDKVVTQATQNDPRVTKVGNFLRRTSLDELPQFINVLTGGMSIVGPRPHAVAHNEQYRQLIEGYMLRHKVKPGITGWAQINGWRGETDTLEKMEKRVEFDLEYIREWSVWFDIKIVFLTIFKGFISKAAY
- the cpsG gene encoding colanic acid biosynthesis phosphomannomutase CpsG; this encodes MKKLTCFKAYDIRGKLGEELNEEIAWRIGRAYGEFLKPKTIVLGGDVRLTSEALKLALAKGLQDAGVDVLDIGMSGTEEIYFATFHLGVDGGIEVTASHNPMDYNGMKLVREGARPISGDTGLRDVQRLAEANDFPPVNDAKRGSYQQINLRDAYIEHLFGYINVKNLTPLKLVINSGNGAAGPVIDAIEARFNALGVPVEFIKVHNTPDGNFPNGIPNPLLPECRADTRNAVIEHGADMGIAFDGDFDRCFLFDEKGQFIEGYYIVGLLAEAFLEKHPGAKIIHDPRLSWNTVDVVKAAGGTPVMSKTGHAFIKERMRHEDAIYGGEMSAHHYFRDFAYCDSGMIPWLLVAELVCLKGQTLGELVRDRMAAFPASGEINSKLEEPAAAISRVEQHFASEALAVDRTDGISMSFVDWRFNLRSSNTEPVVRLNVESRGDIPLMEARTRTLLTLLNQ
- the cpsB gene encoding mannose-1-phosphate guanyltransferase, translating into MSQTKLYPVVMAGGSGSRLWPLSRVLYPKQFLCLKGDLTMLQTTICRLNGVECESPVVICNEQHRFIVAEQLRQLNKLTENIILEPAGRNTAPAIALAALAAKRHSPDSDPLMLVLAADHVIANEDAFRDAVRNAMPYAEAGKLVTFGIVPDLPETGYGYIRRGDVLPGEKDAVAFEVAQFVEKPNLETAQAYVASGDYYWNSGMFLFRAGRYLEELKKYRPDILEACEKAMSTVDPDLDFIRVDEEAFLACPEESVDYAVMERTVDAVVMPMDAGWSDVGSWSSLWEISAHTAEGNVHHGDVISHKTENSYVYAESGLVTTVGVKDLVVVQTKDAVLIADRNAVQDVKKVVEQIKADGRHEHHIHREVYRPWGKYDSIDAGERYQVKRITVKPGEGLSVQMHHHRAEHWVVVAGTAKVTIDGDIKLLGENESVYIPLGATHCLENPGKIPLDLIEVRSGSYLEEDDVVRFEDRYGRV